From Desulfuromonadales bacterium, one genomic window encodes:
- the thyX gene encoding FAD-dependent thymidylate synthase, whose product MLVQLLTHTPEPEQVVAAAARLCYSAATVDQLLEKSRADREALLRKILSLGHFSVLEHVTFSFGVEGISRACSHQLVRHRLASYSQQSQRYVSHKERFAAVTPPSIAERPELASRYAALLDEIHGTYRELLAAGIPAEDARFVLPNAAETKIVVTMNARELHHFFNLRCCRRAQWEIRAMAREMLRLVRMAAPMLFATAGPGCLRGSCPEGAMSCGAMAEVRKEYAELS is encoded by the coding sequence ATGCTCGTCCAGCTCTTGACCCATACCCCGGAACCGGAGCAGGTTGTCGCCGCTGCGGCCCGTCTCTGCTACTCCGCAGCCACCGTCGACCAGCTTCTGGAAAAAAGCCGTGCCGACCGGGAGGCGCTGCTCCGGAAGATCCTTTCCCTGGGCCATTTTTCCGTCCTCGAACACGTCACCTTCTCCTTCGGGGTCGAAGGGATCAGCCGGGCCTGCTCGCATCAATTGGTCCGCCACCGTCTGGCGTCCTATTCCCAGCAGAGCCAGCGCTACGTTTCCCACAAGGAGCGTTTCGCGGCCGTGACCCCACCATCTATCGCCGAACGGCCCGAACTCGCCTCCCGCTACGCCGCCCTGCTCGACGAGATCCACGGGACCTACCGGGAACTTCTCGCGGCAGGCATTCCAGCGGAGGATGCCCGCTTCGTTCTGCCCAACGCCGCCGAAACCAAGATCGTTGTGACCATGAACGCCCGTGAGCTACATCATTTCTTCAACCTGCGCTGCTGCCGCCGGGCGCAGTGGGAGATCCGCGCCATGGCCAGGGAGATGCTGCGGCTGGTCCGGATGGCGGCGCCGATGCTTTTCGCCACAGCGGGGCCCGGCTGCCTGCGGGGGAGCTGCCCCGAGGGGGCGATGAGCTGCGGGGCGATGGCCGAGGTTCGGAAGGAATACGCGGAATTGTCGTAG
- the prfA gene encoding peptide chain release factor 1 has product MFKKLEEVVDRFREVEGLLSDPAVVGNQEKFRSLTREHAELSEIVETYGCYRKVCDDLEGNRELLRDADPEVREMARLEIPELESQQEALARQLTLLLLPKDPNDEKNIILEIRAGTGGEEAALFAADLFRMYSRYAERKNWRVEIMSASESDAGGFKEIIALISGLRVYSRLKFESGTHRVQRVPETEAQGRIHTSACTVAVLPEADDVDLDIDPSDLRIDVYRASGAGGQHVNKTESAVRITHIPTGVVVACQDEKSQHKNKAKALKVLKSRILDSMMAEQQAKMAADRKSQVGSGDRSERIRTYNFPQGRCTDHRIGLTLYRLESIMQGDIDEIVDALNADFQAGSLAGQED; this is encoded by the coding sequence ATGTTCAAAAAACTAGAAGAAGTCGTCGACCGTTTTCGCGAAGTCGAGGGCCTGCTCTCCGACCCCGCCGTGGTGGGGAACCAGGAGAAGTTCCGCTCCCTGACCCGTGAGCACGCCGAACTCTCGGAGATCGTCGAAACCTACGGCTGCTACCGGAAAGTCTGCGACGATCTCGAGGGGAATCGTGAACTGCTCCGCGATGCCGACCCCGAGGTGCGCGAGATGGCGCGTCTGGAGATCCCGGAGCTGGAGAGCCAACAGGAGGCGCTCGCCCGGCAGCTCACCCTGCTGCTGCTGCCGAAGGACCCTAACGACGAAAAGAACATCATCCTCGAGATTCGCGCCGGCACCGGCGGCGAAGAGGCGGCGCTGTTTGCTGCCGATCTCTTCCGCATGTATTCACGTTACGCCGAGCGAAAAAACTGGCGGGTGGAAATCATGAGCGCCTCCGAGTCTGATGCCGGCGGCTTCAAGGAAATCATCGCCCTGATCAGCGGCCTGCGGGTCTATTCGCGGCTCAAATTCGAAAGCGGCACCCACCGGGTACAGCGGGTGCCGGAAACCGAGGCCCAGGGGCGCATCCATACGTCGGCCTGTACGGTTGCCGTTCTCCCCGAGGCCGACGACGTCGATCTCGATATCGATCCCTCCGATTTGCGCATCGATGTCTACCGGGCTTCCGGAGCCGGCGGCCAGCACGTCAACAAGACCGAGTCGGCGGTACGTATAACCCATATTCCGACCGGCGTGGTCGTTGCCTGCCAGGACGAGAAATCGCAGCACAAGAACAAAGCCAAGGCGCTCAAGGTTCTCAAGTCGCGGATTCTCGACAGCATGATGGCGGAGCAGCAGGCGAAGATGGCCGCCGACCGCAAGAGCCAGGTCGGCAGCGGCGACCGCAGTGAACGGATACGCACGTACAATTTTCCCCAGGGCCGCTGCACCGACCATCGTATCGGCCTGACCCTCTATCGTCTCGAGAGCATCATGCAGGGAGATATCGATGAAATCGTCGATGCCCTGAACGCCGATTTCCAGGCTGGGTCCCTCGCCGGCCAGGAGGATTGA
- the prmC gene encoding peptide chain release factor N(5)-glutamine methyltransferase yields MAEVWTVLKVLQWTADYLSQKGVENGRRDAELLLGATLDLDRVGLYLNYDRPLASAELAAFRERVGRRARREPLQHILGRTEFWSLSFVVTPAVLIPRADTEVLVEEALKRAAGACSILDVGTGSGAVAVALAHELPAAKVAAMDVSAEALAVAMQNARSNDVEGRIRFLQADMGALPGGPYDLIVANPPYVPDGEISELMPEVRDFEPHLALSGGRDGLDCYRRLLPAAAACLKPDGWLLVEVGCRQALQVTELFQANGFAETFTARDLAAIERVVGGRLA; encoded by the coding sequence TTGGCCGAGGTCTGGACGGTTCTCAAGGTTTTGCAGTGGACTGCAGATTACCTGTCGCAGAAAGGCGTCGAGAACGGACGGCGGGATGCCGAACTGCTGCTGGGTGCTACGCTCGACCTCGACCGGGTGGGCCTCTACCTCAACTATGACCGCCCTCTCGCTTCGGCAGAACTCGCCGCCTTTCGTGAGCGGGTCGGTCGCCGGGCCCGGCGCGAGCCCTTGCAGCACATCCTGGGCCGGACGGAGTTCTGGTCCCTCTCTTTCGTTGTCACACCGGCGGTTCTTATCCCTCGGGCAGATACAGAAGTGCTGGTGGAAGAGGCGCTGAAACGGGCGGCCGGCGCCTGTTCGATCCTTGATGTCGGAACGGGCAGCGGTGCCGTTGCCGTCGCCCTGGCCCACGAGCTTCCGGCAGCGAAGGTGGCGGCGATGGATGTTTCGGCCGAGGCATTGGCGGTGGCGATGCAAAATGCCCGCAGCAATGATGTCGAAGGGCGGATAAGGTTTCTGCAGGCGGATATGGGAGCGCTCCCTGGTGGGCCCTACGATCTGATTGTCGCCAACCCCCCCTATGTCCCCGATGGAGAGATATCCGAACTGATGCCCGAAGTGCGCGACTTCGAGCCGCATCTCGCCCTGAGCGGCGGTCGGGACGGCCTCGACTGTTACCGGCGTCTGCTGCCGGCCGCCGCCGCCTGTCTGAAGCCCGACGGGTGGCTGTTGGTGGAGGTTGGCTGCAGGCAAGCGTTGCAGGTCACTGAGCTGTTTCAGGCCAACGGCTTCGCCGAGACCTTTACGGCGCGCGACCTGGCCGCTATCGAGCGGGTAGTCGGCGGACGGCTGGCGTAG
- the murA gene encoding UDP-N-acetylglucosamine 1-carboxyvinyltransferase, whose product MDKLVIKGGRKLSGEVSVSGSKNAALPVFISTLLAPGANEIRNVPFLRDINTTIKVLESLGAVIEGRGHVVRIDTSGVDNHEATYDLVKTMRASVLVLGPLLARFGRARVSLPGGCAIGARPINLHLKGLAALGAEINLTHGYVEAKAKRLKGARVNFDISTVGGTEQLMMAAAMAKGETILENAAREPEIAELAEVLTKMGARIEGAGTDTIRIIGVEALQPVTHAVMPDRIEAGTFMIAAAITGGDIRISNMRLEHLDALVFKLQDAGVEVTNRDNIVRVKGPRRINAVNIKTRPYPGFPTDMQAQFMTLMCLADGASVISENIFENRFMHVAELLRFGADIVVEGNAATVKGVKKLSGAPVMATDLRASASLILAGLAANNTTEVSRIYHLDRGYERIEEKLRSLGADIERVKEPM is encoded by the coding sequence TTGGACAAGCTGGTCATCAAAGGCGGCAGGAAACTCTCCGGCGAAGTCAGTGTCAGCGGCTCGAAGAACGCTGCGCTTCCGGTCTTCATCTCCACCCTGCTGGCTCCCGGCGCGAACGAAATCCGGAACGTTCCGTTCCTGCGCGATATCAATACCACCATCAAGGTTCTCGAGTCCCTGGGTGCCGTCATCGAGGGCCGGGGGCACGTCGTGCGTATCGATACTTCCGGTGTCGATAACCACGAGGCGACCTACGACCTGGTGAAGACCATGCGCGCCTCCGTCCTGGTGCTGGGACCGCTGCTGGCTCGCTTCGGCCGGGCGCGGGTATCGCTGCCCGGCGGCTGCGCCATCGGTGCCCGTCCGATCAACCTGCATCTCAAGGGGCTGGCGGCGCTGGGCGCAGAGATCAACCTGACCCACGGCTACGTGGAGGCGAAGGCAAAACGGCTGAAGGGCGCGCGGGTCAACTTCGACATCTCCACCGTCGGCGGCACCGAGCAACTGATGATGGCGGCGGCCATGGCCAAGGGGGAAACCATCCTGGAGAATGCCGCCCGCGAGCCGGAGATCGCCGAACTGGCCGAGGTGCTGACCAAGATGGGTGCCCGGATCGAGGGCGCCGGCACCGATACTATCCGGATCATCGGTGTTGAGGCACTGCAGCCGGTCACCCACGCGGTGATGCCGGACCGGATCGAAGCCGGGACCTTCATGATCGCCGCTGCGATCACCGGCGGCGACATCCGCATCAGCAACATGCGCCTGGAGCATCTCGATGCCCTGGTCTTCAAGCTCCAGGATGCCGGCGTGGAGGTCACCAACCGGGACAACATCGTGCGGGTCAAGGGGCCGCGACGGATCAACGCCGTCAACATCAAAACACGGCCCTATCCTGGGTTTCCCACCGACATGCAGGCCCAGTTCATGACGCTGATGTGCCTGGCCGACGGTGCCAGCGTCATCTCCGAGAACATCTTCGAGAACCGTTTCATGCATGTCGCCGAACTGCTGCGCTTCGGTGCCGATATCGTCGTCGAGGGGAATGCCGCCACGGTCAAGGGTGTGAAGAAACTCTCCGGGGCCCCGGTCATGGCGACCGACCTGCGCGCCAGCGCCTCACTGATTCTCGCCGGTCTGGCGGCGAACAACACCACGGAAGTGTCGCGCATCTACCACCTCGACCGGGGTTACGAGCGGATCGAGGAGAAACTTCGCTCCCTCGGAGCGGACATTGAGAGAGTCAAGGAACCGATGTAG
- the hisG gene encoding ATP phosphoribosyltransferase, with the protein MSDYITFALPKGRIMQDSMALFARIGITCPEMEGESRKLVFENRESKFRFMAVRATDVPTYVEYGCADLGVVGKDTLLEQGKDLYEPLDLKFGYCRMVVAEPVELRREDDPANWSNIRVATKYPNVTERFFAAKGIQVEIIKLYGSIELAPLVGLSERIVDLVSTGATLRENGMVEVETIAEITSRLIVNRASLKTKHRRITEIIEGLEKVVAEGR; encoded by the coding sequence ATGAGCGATTACATCACTTTCGCCCTGCCCAAGGGGCGTATCATGCAGGATTCGATGGCGCTTTTCGCCAGAATCGGCATCACCTGTCCGGAGATGGAGGGGGAGAGCCGCAAACTGGTCTTCGAAAACCGCGAGAGCAAATTCCGCTTCATGGCAGTGCGCGCCACCGATGTCCCCACCTACGTCGAGTACGGCTGCGCCGACCTCGGCGTGGTCGGCAAAGATACCCTGCTCGAACAGGGAAAGGATCTTTACGAGCCGCTCGATCTGAAGTTCGGCTACTGCCGCATGGTGGTGGCAGAGCCGGTGGAGTTGCGCCGCGAAGACGATCCCGCCAACTGGTCGAATATCCGGGTGGCGACCAAGTACCCCAACGTCACCGAGCGTTTCTTCGCCGCCAAGGGGATCCAGGTAGAAATCATCAAGCTCTACGGCTCGATCGAACTCGCCCCGCTGGTAGGACTGTCGGAGCGGATCGTCGATCTCGTCTCGACCGGCGCGACACTGCGGGAAAACGGCATGGTCGAGGTGGAGACCATCGCCGAGATTACCAGCCGCCTGATCGTCAACCGGGCCAGCCTCAAAACCAAGCACCGGCGGATCACCGAGATCATTGAAGGGCTGGAAAAGGTTGTGGCCGAGGGTCGGTAG
- the hisD gene encoding histidinol dehydrogenase, which produces MIQLLRFSDPEFETAFRRIVERGAGTPASVEETVAAIIADVRRRGDAALFDHTAKFDRLQLTTATMQVTPEEIDRALAATSQDSLDALKLAAGRIADYHRKQKTETWLSTDEADILVGQMVRPLDRVGIYVPGGKAAYPSSVLMNAVPARVAGVAEVIMVVPMPGGEVNPHVLAAAHLAGVDRIFKVGGAQAVAALAYGTETIPRVDKITGPGNIYVATAKKMVFGQVDIDMIAGPSEILVINDGSGDPRHIAADLLSQAEHDELASSVLVTTDEKMAAAVQKQVEAQLACLSRQAIARQSIDRYGAIVVARDLEEAIAFSNRIAPEHLELAVANPFEILPLIRHAGAIFMGHHTPEAAGDYLAGPNHTLPTGGTARFFSPLGVDDFVKKSSLVSFSRQGLERLGRAIIHIAELEGLEAHARSVAIRLKD; this is translated from the coding sequence ATGATTCAGTTACTGCGCTTTTCCGACCCTGAATTCGAGACAGCGTTCCGCCGGATCGTCGAGCGGGGCGCGGGGACGCCGGCCTCCGTCGAGGAGACGGTTGCCGCGATCATCGCCGACGTGCGCCGGCGCGGCGATGCCGCCCTCTTCGACCATACGGCCAAGTTCGACCGGCTGCAGTTGACGACGGCGACGATGCAGGTCACTCCGGAAGAGATCGACCGGGCTCTGGCGGCAACCAGCCAGGATTCGCTCGACGCCCTGAAGCTGGCGGCCGGCCGCATCGCCGATTACCACCGCAAGCAGAAGACCGAGACCTGGCTCTCCACCGACGAAGCGGACATCCTCGTCGGCCAGATGGTGCGCCCCCTCGACCGGGTGGGCATCTACGTCCCCGGCGGCAAGGCCGCCTATCCCTCGTCGGTGTTGATGAACGCGGTGCCGGCCAGGGTGGCGGGGGTGGCCGAGGTGATCATGGTCGTGCCGATGCCCGGCGGCGAGGTCAATCCCCATGTGCTGGCGGCGGCGCATCTGGCGGGGGTCGACCGGATATTCAAGGTCGGCGGCGCCCAGGCCGTGGCGGCGCTCGCCTACGGCACCGAGACTATCCCAAGGGTCGACAAGATCACCGGCCCCGGCAACATCTACGTCGCCACCGCCAAGAAGATGGTCTTCGGCCAGGTCGACATCGACATGATCGCCGGTCCCAGCGAAATCCTGGTGATCAACGACGGCAGCGGCGACCCCAGGCACATCGCCGCCGACCTGCTCTCCCAGGCCGAGCATGATGAACTCGCCTCGTCGGTTCTCGTCACCACCGATGAAAAGATGGCGGCGGCGGTGCAGAAACAGGTCGAAGCGCAACTTGCCTGCCTGTCGCGCCAGGCCATCGCCCGGCAGTCGATCGACCGTTACGGAGCGATTGTCGTGGCTCGCGACCTGGAGGAGGCGATCGCCTTTTCCAACCGCATCGCTCCCGAACACCTTGAGCTGGCGGTGGCCAATCCCTTCGAAATTCTGCCGCTGATCCGCCACGCCGGGGCGATCTTCATGGGCCACCACACCCCCGAGGCGGCCGGCGATTACCTGGCCGGACCCAACCACACGCTCCCCACCGGCGGCACTGCCCGCTTCTTCTCGCCGCTGGGGGTTGACGACTTCGTCAAGAAGTCGAGCCTCGTCTCCTTCTCCCGGCAGGGGCTGGAGCGGCTCGGCCGTGCTATCATTCATATCGCCGAACTGGAAGGGCTGGAAGCCCATGCCCGTTCCGTTGCCATTCGACTCAAGGACTGA